The following are encoded together in the Balaenoptera acutorostrata chromosome 9, mBalAcu1.1, whole genome shotgun sequence genome:
- the MCAM gene encoding cell surface glycoprotein MUC18 isoform X1, which translates to MGRSGLICAFLIAACCCCRRAAGVPGEAERPQPELVEVEVGGTALLKCGPSHSQGNFSLADWFSVHKEKPTLIFRVSQGQGQSEPGEYQNRLSLQDKGTTLALTGITPHDERIFLCQGKRPRSQGHRIQLRVYKAPEEPVIQVNALGISVNSEEPEEVATCVGRNGYPLPQVTWYKNSQSLKEEKNRVHIQSSQIVESSGLYTLRSVLKAQLTKEDKDAQFYCELSYRLPSGNHMKESREVTVPVFYPAERVWLEVEPEGMLKEGDRVEIRCLADGNPPPHFSISKQNLRTREMEEERTDDNGVLVLEPAQKEHSGLYECQGLDLETTASLLSDQQELVVNYVSEVRVSPAAPESQEGSSLTLTCEAESNQDLEFQWLREKTGKVLAKGPVLQLRNLKREAGGGYRCVASVPSVPGLNRTQLVNVAIFGSPWMALRERKMWVKENSVLNLSCEASGHPRPSIVWSVDGTASEQDQDPQSVLSVLNVLVTPELLETGAECVASNSLGRNTTVIILELDSNRTTSLSTSTVSPYARANSTSTEKKLTEPESKGVVIVAVTVCVLVLAVLGAVLYFFYKKGKLPCGRSGKQEITLPPSRKGEFVVEVKSDKLPEEMGLLQGSNGDKRAPGDQGEKYIDLRH; encoded by the exons ATGGGACGGTCCGGGCTCATCTGCGCCTTCCTGATCGCCGCCTGCTGCTGCTGTCGCCGCGCCGCGG GTGTGCCTGGAGAGGCTGAGCGGCCCCAGCCGGAGCTGGTGGAGGTGGAAGTGGGCGGCACGGCCCTTCTGAAATGTGGCCCCTCCCACTCCCAGGGCAACTTCAGCCTCGCGGACTGGTTTTCT GTCCACAAGGAGAAGCCAACACTCATCTTCCGCGTGAGTCAGGGCCAGGGCCAGAGCGAACCTGGGGAGTACCAGAATCGGCTCAGCCTCCAGGACAAAGGGACTACTCTGGCCCTAACAGGCATCACCCCCCACGACGAGCGCATCTTCCTGTGCCAGGGCAAGCGCCCTCGGTCCCAGGGCCACCGCATCCAGCTCCGTGTCTACA AAGCTCCGGAGGAGCCAGTCATCCAGGTCAATGCCTTGGGCATTTCTGTGAACAGTGAGGAGCCTGAGGAG GTCGCCACCTGTGTGGGGAGGAATGGGTACCCCCTTCCTCAAGTCACCTGGTACAAGAACAGCCAGTCCCTGAAGGAGGAGAAGAACC gGGTCCACATCCAGTCATCCCAGATCGTGGAATCGAGTGGTCTGTACACCTTGAGGAGCGTTCTGAAGGCACAGCTGACCAAGGAGGACAAAGATGCCCAGTTTTACTGCGAGCTCAGCTATCGGCTGCCCAGTGGGAACCACATGAAGGAATCTAGGGAGGTCACTGTCCCTGTCTTCT ACCCGGCAGAGAGAGTGTGGCTGGAAGTGGAGCCTGAGGGGATGCTGAAGGAGGGGGACCGCGTGGAAATCAGGTGTTTGGCTGATGGCAACCCCCCGCCCCACTTCAGCATCAGCAAGCAG AACCTCCGCACCagggagatggaggaagagaggaCCGATGACAACGGGGTCCTGGTCTTGGAGCCCGCCCAGAAGGAGCATAGCGGCCTCTACGAATGTCAGGGCCTGGACTTGGAAACCACGGCATCGCTGCTGAGCGACCAACAGGAGCTGGTGGTGAAct ATGTGTCTGAAGTCCGGGTGAGCCCCGCAGCCCCCGAGAGCCAGGAGGGCAGCAGCCTCACCCTGACCTGTGAGGCAGAGAGTAACCAGGACCTTGAGTTCCAGTGGCTGAGAGAAAAG ACAGGCAAGGTGTTGGCAAAGGGGCCTGTGCTCCAATTACGCAACCTGAAACGGGAGGCAGGGGGAGGCTACCGCTGCGTGGCATCTGTGCCCAGTGTTCCCGGCCTGAACCGCACCCAGCTCGTCAACGTGGCCATTTTCG GGTCCCCGTGGATGGCGCTAAGGGAGAGGAAGATGTGGGTGAAGGAGAACTCAGTGCTGAATCTGTCCTGTGAAGCATCAGGGCATCCTCGGCCCAGCATCGTCTGGAGCGTCGACGGCACG GCCAGTGAACAGGACCAAGATCCGCAGAGCGTCCTGAGCGTCCTGAATGTCCTTGTGACCCCAGAGCTGTTGGAGACAGGTGCTGAGTGCGTGGCCTCCAACTCCCTGGGCAGAAACACCACTGTCATTATCCTGGAGCTGG ATTCCAACAGAACCACTAGCCTCAGCACCTCCACCGTCAGTCCCTATGCCAGAGCCAACAGCACCTCCACAG AGAAAAAGCTGACAGAGCCCGAAAGCAAGGGTGTGGTCATCGTGGCCGTGACCGTGTGTGTCCTGGTCCTGGCTGTGCTGGGCGCTGTCCTCTATTTCTTCTACAAGAAGGGCAAGCTGCCGTGCGGACGGTCAGGCAAACAAGAGAT cacgCTGCCCCCGTCTCGTAAGGGCGAATTTGTAGTTGAAGTTAAGTCAGATAAGCTCCCAGAAGAGATGGGCCTCCTTCAGGGCAGCAACGGTGACAAGAGGGCTCCAGGAGACCAG GGAGAGAAATACATCGATCTGAGGCACTAG
- the MCAM gene encoding cell surface glycoprotein MUC18 isoform X2, which translates to MGRSGLICAFLIAACCCCRRAAGVPGEAERPQPELVEVEVGGTALLKCGPSHSQGNFSLADWFSVHKEKPTLIFRVSQGQGQSEPGEYQNRLSLQDKGTTLALTGITPHDERIFLCQGKRPRSQGHRIQLRVYKAPEEPVIQVNALGISVNSEEPEEVATCVGRNGYPLPQVTWYKNSQSLKEEKNRVHIQSSQIVESSGLYTLRSVLKAQLTKEDKDAQFYCELSYRLPSGNHMKESREVTVPVFYPAERVWLEVEPEGMLKEGDRVEIRCLADGNPPPHFSISKQNLRTREMEEERTDDNGVLVLEPAQKEHSGLYECQGLDLETTASLLSDQQELVVNYVSEVRVSPAAPESQEGSSLTLTCEAESNQDLEFQWLREKTGKVLAKGPVLQLRNLKREAGGGYRCVASVPSVPGLNRTQLVNVAIFGSPWMALRERKMWVKENSVLNLSCEASGHPRPSIVWSVDGTASEQDQDPQSVLSVLNVLVTPELLETGAECVASNSLGRNTTVIILELDSNRTTSLSTSTVSPYARANSTSTEKKLTEPESKGVVIVAVTVCVLVLAVLGAVLYFFYKKGKLPCGRSGKQEMERNTSI; encoded by the exons ATGGGACGGTCCGGGCTCATCTGCGCCTTCCTGATCGCCGCCTGCTGCTGCTGTCGCCGCGCCGCGG GTGTGCCTGGAGAGGCTGAGCGGCCCCAGCCGGAGCTGGTGGAGGTGGAAGTGGGCGGCACGGCCCTTCTGAAATGTGGCCCCTCCCACTCCCAGGGCAACTTCAGCCTCGCGGACTGGTTTTCT GTCCACAAGGAGAAGCCAACACTCATCTTCCGCGTGAGTCAGGGCCAGGGCCAGAGCGAACCTGGGGAGTACCAGAATCGGCTCAGCCTCCAGGACAAAGGGACTACTCTGGCCCTAACAGGCATCACCCCCCACGACGAGCGCATCTTCCTGTGCCAGGGCAAGCGCCCTCGGTCCCAGGGCCACCGCATCCAGCTCCGTGTCTACA AAGCTCCGGAGGAGCCAGTCATCCAGGTCAATGCCTTGGGCATTTCTGTGAACAGTGAGGAGCCTGAGGAG GTCGCCACCTGTGTGGGGAGGAATGGGTACCCCCTTCCTCAAGTCACCTGGTACAAGAACAGCCAGTCCCTGAAGGAGGAGAAGAACC gGGTCCACATCCAGTCATCCCAGATCGTGGAATCGAGTGGTCTGTACACCTTGAGGAGCGTTCTGAAGGCACAGCTGACCAAGGAGGACAAAGATGCCCAGTTTTACTGCGAGCTCAGCTATCGGCTGCCCAGTGGGAACCACATGAAGGAATCTAGGGAGGTCACTGTCCCTGTCTTCT ACCCGGCAGAGAGAGTGTGGCTGGAAGTGGAGCCTGAGGGGATGCTGAAGGAGGGGGACCGCGTGGAAATCAGGTGTTTGGCTGATGGCAACCCCCCGCCCCACTTCAGCATCAGCAAGCAG AACCTCCGCACCagggagatggaggaagagaggaCCGATGACAACGGGGTCCTGGTCTTGGAGCCCGCCCAGAAGGAGCATAGCGGCCTCTACGAATGTCAGGGCCTGGACTTGGAAACCACGGCATCGCTGCTGAGCGACCAACAGGAGCTGGTGGTGAAct ATGTGTCTGAAGTCCGGGTGAGCCCCGCAGCCCCCGAGAGCCAGGAGGGCAGCAGCCTCACCCTGACCTGTGAGGCAGAGAGTAACCAGGACCTTGAGTTCCAGTGGCTGAGAGAAAAG ACAGGCAAGGTGTTGGCAAAGGGGCCTGTGCTCCAATTACGCAACCTGAAACGGGAGGCAGGGGGAGGCTACCGCTGCGTGGCATCTGTGCCCAGTGTTCCCGGCCTGAACCGCACCCAGCTCGTCAACGTGGCCATTTTCG GGTCCCCGTGGATGGCGCTAAGGGAGAGGAAGATGTGGGTGAAGGAGAACTCAGTGCTGAATCTGTCCTGTGAAGCATCAGGGCATCCTCGGCCCAGCATCGTCTGGAGCGTCGACGGCACG GCCAGTGAACAGGACCAAGATCCGCAGAGCGTCCTGAGCGTCCTGAATGTCCTTGTGACCCCAGAGCTGTTGGAGACAGGTGCTGAGTGCGTGGCCTCCAACTCCCTGGGCAGAAACACCACTGTCATTATCCTGGAGCTGG ATTCCAACAGAACCACTAGCCTCAGCACCTCCACCGTCAGTCCCTATGCCAGAGCCAACAGCACCTCCACAG AGAAAAAGCTGACAGAGCCCGAAAGCAAGGGTGTGGTCATCGTGGCCGTGACCGTGTGTGTCCTGGTCCTGGCTGTGCTGGGCGCTGTCCTCTATTTCTTCTACAAGAAGGGCAAGCTGCCGTGCGGACGGTCAGGCAAACAAGAGAT GGAGAGAAATACATCGATCTGA